Proteins from a single region of Terriglobia bacterium:
- a CDS encoding methyltransferase domain-containing protein produces the protein MVHDAVAVREKQLQVWDVSDDPRWRLTIYEPLYAGRIFANIGGPALLDYAGAYAGLGPEHCVLELGSGMGDACDYVTSHFGSRVTGVEMSTQQIERARARHPDRRSRGFDFVHADMLQWEPSESYDLVYFGDMLAVAQDRRAVLERVHRWLRPHGIMTITDIVSGPDLSDEDRASLWEEDGINDLPFQADSLAQIRDVGFQELDVTDITHTVVKLQETVLQESYRHKTTLVDTVGADSWLAWVEAAGNYRRLFAERKLVGLRIGAHRT, from the coding sequence ATGGTCCATGACGCAGTCGCGGTCCGAGAGAAGCAACTCCAGGTGTGGGATGTGTCCGACGACCCTCGCTGGCGTCTTACGATCTACGAGCCGTTATACGCCGGCAGGATCTTCGCCAACATCGGCGGTCCAGCGTTGCTTGACTACGCGGGCGCTTACGCGGGCCTGGGGCCGGAACACTGCGTTCTCGAACTCGGCTCCGGGATGGGTGATGCCTGCGATTATGTCACGTCTCATTTCGGTTCTCGTGTGACCGGTGTGGAGATGAGCACTCAGCAAATCGAGCGGGCGCGCGCTCGACACCCCGACCGCCGTTCGCGCGGCTTCGACTTCGTCCACGCCGACATGCTGCAGTGGGAGCCGTCTGAAAGTTACGACCTGGTTTACTTTGGCGACATGCTCGCGGTTGCCCAGGACCGCCGCGCGGTGTTGGAAAGGGTCCATCGCTGGCTGCGGCCGCATGGGATTATGACCATAACGGATATCGTCTCTGGCCCTGACCTCAGCGACGAAGACCGGGCATCCCTCTGGGAGGAGGACGGGATCAACGATCTCCCGTTCCAGGCGGACAGCCTCGCGCAAATCCGCGACGTGGGCTTTCAGGAGCTCGACGTGACGGACATTACGCACACGGTGGTGAAGCTGCAAGAGACCGTATTGCAGGAGTCGTACCGGCACAAGACAACCCTGGTCGATACCGTTGGAGCCGACAGCTGGCTGGCGTGGGTCGAGGCCGCCGGAAACTACCGTCGGCTGTTCGCTGAACGGAAGCTGGTTGGGCTGCGCATCGGGGCGCATCGCACTTAG